Proteins found in one Serratia plymuthica genomic segment:
- a CDS encoding NAD-dependent succinate-semialdehyde dehydrogenase, with translation MKLNNPELLRSQCLINGEWCDALSGKREAVINPATGAELASIPLVSEEETQQAINAAQLAQQGWKQLTAKQRSVVLLAWADKVLAAQEDLAQLMTAEQGKSLAEARGEVAYAASFITWFAEEAKRVDGAVLQAPLASQRLVVVKQPIGVCAAITPWNFPAAMITRKVAPALAAGCAMIVKPAEQTPLTALALAKLAQDAGIPPGVLQVVTGDAAQVGKVLCDSPVVRKLSFTGSTEVGRILMAQCAPTIKKLSLELGGNAPVIVFDDANLDAAVAGIMASKFRNSGQTCVCANRIYVQDGIYDRLVDKLVAAVEQLKVGDGSHEGTTQGPLIDQDAVDKVQSHIDDALIKGAQIAVGGQPHELGRTFFQPTVVTGVTQKMRFAREETFGPVAPLFRFHDEAEAIAMANDTEFGLAAYLFTQSASRQWRVPEALEYGMVGINTGLISNEVAPFGGVKQSGLGREGSRYGIEEYLELKYLCIDVSC, from the coding sequence ATGAAACTGAATAACCCCGAGCTGCTGCGCAGCCAGTGTTTGATTAACGGTGAGTGGTGCGACGCGTTGAGCGGCAAGCGTGAAGCGGTCATCAACCCGGCAACCGGCGCAGAGTTGGCGAGCATTCCGCTGGTCAGTGAAGAAGAAACGCAGCAGGCGATTAACGCGGCGCAGTTGGCGCAGCAGGGCTGGAAACAGCTGACCGCCAAACAGCGCTCCGTAGTGCTGCTGGCCTGGGCCGACAAGGTGCTGGCGGCCCAGGAGGATTTGGCGCAGCTGATGACCGCCGAGCAGGGTAAATCGCTGGCGGAAGCGCGCGGTGAAGTCGCCTATGCCGCTTCGTTCATTACCTGGTTCGCCGAAGAGGCCAAGCGGGTCGACGGTGCCGTGTTGCAGGCCCCCCTGGCTTCGCAGCGCCTGGTGGTAGTGAAACAGCCGATCGGCGTTTGCGCGGCGATCACGCCGTGGAACTTCCCGGCGGCGATGATCACCCGCAAGGTTGCGCCGGCGCTGGCAGCGGGCTGCGCGATGATCGTCAAACCGGCCGAACAGACGCCGCTGACCGCGTTGGCGTTGGCGAAGCTGGCGCAGGATGCCGGCATTCCGCCGGGCGTGCTGCAGGTGGTGACCGGCGACGCAGCGCAGGTGGGCAAGGTGCTGTGCGACAGCCCGGTGGTGCGCAAGCTGAGCTTTACCGGTTCGACCGAGGTCGGCCGCATTCTGATGGCGCAGTGCGCGCCGACGATTAAAAAACTGTCGCTGGAGCTGGGGGGCAACGCGCCGGTGATCGTGTTCGACGACGCCAATCTGGACGCGGCGGTGGCGGGCATCATGGCCTCCAAATTCCGTAACAGCGGCCAGACCTGCGTCTGCGCTAACCGCATCTACGTGCAGGACGGCATCTACGACCGTTTGGTGGACAAACTGGTGGCGGCGGTTGAGCAACTGAAGGTCGGCGACGGCAGCCATGAAGGCACCACTCAGGGGCCGCTGATCGACCAGGATGCGGTGGATAAAGTGCAGAGCCACATTGACGATGCGCTGATCAAAGGCGCGCAGATTGCTGTCGGCGGGCAGCCGCACGAGCTGGGCCGTACCTTCTTCCAGCCGACGGTGGTGACCGGCGTGACGCAAAAAATGCGCTTCGCCCGGGAAGAAACCTTTGGCCCGGTGGCGCCGCTGTTCCGTTTCCATGATGAAGCGGAAGCCATCGCCATGGCCAACGACACCGAGTTTGGCCTGGCCGCTTATCTGTTTACGCAGAGCGCCTCGCGCCAGTGGCGAGTGCCGGAAGCGCTGGAATACGGCATGGTCGGCATCAACACCGGGCTGATCTCCAATGAAGTCGCGCCGTTTGGCGGTGTGAAGCAGTCAGGACTCGGACGTGAAGGATCGCGTTACGGCATTGAAGAATATCTGGAGCTGAAATACCTGTGTATCGATGTGAGCTGTTAA
- a CDS encoding aromatic amino acid transport family protein: MSADNTTVSPALAAGVRTPAPAKSLSFLEGVAMIVGTNIGAGVLSIAYASSKAGFLPLLFWLVLVGSLTTITMLYVAESTLRTRAHLQLSGLAKRYVGGIGAWLMFASVCVNSVGALTAYMTGSGKLLQSLFGISPAIGSLLFFVPAAGVLYLGLKAIGRGEKFISIGMVVMLTALVAATLLKDTTQMRNLLDGDWRFMVPVFNVVVFCFSAQYIVPEMARGFSDKPEQLPKAIIVGMAVTFVLLTAVPMSVIALSGLNNISDVATISWGQALGQWAFFSANIFALCAMLTSYWGLGGSFLTNIFDQFRLGNDEQPLRRFGVLLLVVVPPFALAYSGLVSFVNALYFAGVFSGVILSIMPMLILRGARKHGDQTPRWQCNWITHPLLQISIVLLYLASAVYAIASLLGYLPSGW, encoded by the coding sequence ATGTCTGCTGATAACACCACTGTTTCTCCGGCGCTTGCCGCCGGGGTGCGAACGCCTGCACCCGCCAAATCACTGAGTTTCCTCGAAGGGGTGGCGATGATCGTCGGCACCAATATTGGCGCCGGCGTGCTGTCCATCGCCTATGCCTCCAGCAAAGCCGGTTTTTTACCGCTGTTGTTCTGGCTGGTGCTGGTGGGGAGCCTGACCACCATCACCATGCTGTACGTCGCCGAATCCACCTTGCGCACCCGTGCTCACTTGCAACTTAGCGGGCTGGCGAAACGCTATGTCGGCGGTATTGGCGCCTGGCTGATGTTCGCTTCGGTGTGCGTCAACAGCGTCGGGGCGTTGACTGCCTATATGACCGGCAGCGGCAAGCTGCTGCAATCTCTGTTCGGTATCTCGCCGGCCATCGGCAGCCTGCTGTTTTTCGTTCCCGCCGCGGGGGTGTTGTACCTGGGGCTGAAGGCGATTGGTCGCGGCGAGAAATTTATCAGTATCGGCATGGTGGTGATGCTGACCGCGCTGGTGGCGGCTACGCTGCTGAAAGACACCACCCAGATGCGCAACCTGCTGGACGGCGACTGGCGCTTTATGGTGCCGGTATTCAACGTGGTGGTGTTCTGCTTCTCGGCGCAGTACATAGTGCCGGAAATGGCGCGTGGCTTCTCGGATAAGCCGGAACAGCTGCCGAAGGCGATTATCGTCGGCATGGCGGTCACCTTCGTGCTGCTGACGGCGGTGCCGATGTCGGTGATTGCCCTCAGTGGGCTGAATAATATCTCCGACGTGGCGACTATTTCCTGGGGGCAGGCTCTAGGACAATGGGCGTTCTTCTCCGCCAATATCTTTGCGCTGTGCGCGATGCTGACCTCTTACTGGGGGCTGGGCGGCAGCTTCCTGACCAATATTTTCGACCAGTTCAGACTGGGCAATGACGAACAACCGCTGCGCCGCTTCGGCGTGCTGTTGCTGGTGGTGGTGCCTCCGTTCGCGCTGGCTTACAGCGGCCTGGTGTCGTTCGTTAACGCGCTGTATTTCGCCGGGGTGTTCAGCGGGGTGATCCTGTCGATTATGCCGATGCTGATCCTGCGAGGGGCGCGCAAGCACGGTGACCAGACGCCGCGCTGGCAGTGCAACTGGATCACCCATCCGCTGTTGCAGATCAGCATCGTGCTGCTGTATCTGGCCAGTGCGGTATACGCTATTGCGTCGTTGTTAGGTTATCTGCCCTCTGGATGGTGA
- the yfcF gene encoding glutathione transferase: MSQPITELYTDSQFFSPYAMSAFIVLTEKSIPFTVKPVDLAQEENKGAAYAALSLTRRVPTLVIGEFQLSESSAITEYLEDIHPAHAVYPRDVKLRAKAREIQAWLRSDLLPIRVERPTEAVFGNEKFPPLSAAAGAAANKLIAAVEKLLGHGQDNLFREWCIADTDLALMLNRLVMNGDDVPENIRHYAQKQWQRPSVQAWLALPEQMRS; the protein is encoded by the coding sequence ATGTCTCAACCGATTACCGAGCTCTATACCGACAGCCAATTTTTCAGCCCTTATGCCATGTCCGCATTTATTGTGCTGACGGAGAAAAGCATCCCCTTCACCGTGAAACCGGTCGATTTGGCGCAGGAAGAAAATAAGGGCGCTGCCTATGCGGCACTGTCGCTAACCCGTCGGGTGCCTACGTTGGTGATCGGTGAGTTCCAACTGTCCGAGTCCTCGGCCATTACCGAGTATCTGGAGGATATCCATCCGGCTCATGCGGTCTACCCGCGCGACGTCAAGCTGCGCGCCAAAGCACGTGAAATTCAAGCCTGGCTGCGCAGCGATCTGTTGCCAATTCGCGTCGAACGGCCAACCGAGGCGGTATTCGGCAACGAAAAATTCCCGCCGCTGTCCGCCGCCGCCGGGGCCGCCGCCAACAAGCTGATCGCCGCAGTCGAAAAATTGCTGGGCCACGGCCAGGATAATTTGTTCAGGGAGTGGTGCATTGCCGATACCGATCTGGCGTTGATGCTGAACCGGCTGGTGATGAACGGAGATGACGTGCCGGAGAATATTCGCCACTACGCGCAAAAACAGTGGCAACGCCCTTCGGTGCAGGCCTGGCTGGCACTGCCGGAGCAAATGCGCAGCTAA